One genomic window of Deinococcus deserti VCD115 includes the following:
- the cobO gene encoding cob(I)yrinic acid a,c-diamide adenosyltransferase, with the protein MKELAEARDAHQKAEGISKGRRGLLIVNTGKGKGKTTAALGLMMRAHGRGLKVRMFQFLKHENAKFGEHRALDALGLPYEGLGDGFTWRSRDLENSADMAAHGWTLAREAIESGGYDLVVLDEFTYPLKYGWVSWAEVEQTLRARDPKLHVVITGRDALPELVELADTVSEINPVKHAYASGIGAQTGIEY; encoded by the coding sequence ATGAAGGAACTGGCCGAAGCTCGTGACGCTCATCAGAAGGCCGAGGGCATCAGCAAGGGTCGCCGGGGACTGCTGATCGTGAACACCGGCAAGGGCAAGGGCAAAACCACCGCTGCCCTTGGCCTGATGATGCGGGCGCACGGCCGGGGCCTGAAGGTCCGGATGTTCCAGTTCCTGAAACACGAGAACGCGAAATTTGGCGAGCACCGCGCCCTTGACGCCCTGGGCCTGCCCTACGAGGGTCTGGGTGACGGGTTTACCTGGCGTTCGCGTGACCTGGAGAACTCGGCTGACATGGCCGCCCACGGCTGGACGCTGGCCCGGGAAGCCATCGAGAGCGGCGGCTACGACCTGGTCGTGCTCGACGAGTTCACCTACCCGCTGAAGTACGGCTGGGTCAGCTGGGCCGAAGTTGAGCAGACCCTGCGCGCCCGCGATCCGAAGCTGCACGTGGTGATCACCGGCCGTGACGCGCTGCCGGAACTGGTCGAGCTGGCCGATACTGTCAGTGAAATCAACCCGGTTAAGCACGCATATGCCTCGGGTATCGGGGCGCAGACAGG